The Nostoc sp. 'Lobaria pulmonaria (5183) cyanobiont' DNA window AGAGAACCACTAAAGCCAGCACCAATCAGCGCGATCGTCGTGCTTGAAGGATGTGCTATCAAGACATTAGAATCCATCACAGTGCTAAATAGAGTGTATGGTGACTACTTTCTCAATCAGACTTTTGCCGACAGTGGTAAAAGTAAATTTGTTCATTGAACAATATACCTATCGGTTTTTTGGTGTATGATTCCAGTCTCCTTTATTTTAACTAGATTGCTTAACTTGACTATGGTTTGACTATGAAAATTTGTCCTAACTCCTAAAGATACCGCTGCAATAAACCAATAAAAACTTCTGGTATTTCCAAATGAGGTAATATTCCGGCATCTGCGATCGCATAAAAATCTCGAATTGCCCTGGGATTTAAATTTGCCAAGCGTTGTCCTAATTTGATGTCAGTAAATTGTGCTTTTTCCCCCCAAAAAATGAAGGTGGGAACTGTTAGTTGTTGGATATATAAACTCAGATCAAAGTAAAGATCGCCTCGTAAAAATGCCAAAGCCGCAAACTTAGCATTAGGTTGTTGTGCCGAGGTTAAATAAGCCTCCACCATTTCTTGAGATACTCGTTGTGACTTAGCAAAGAGAAAACTTTGTAAAAAATTTCGGACCGCAATTTCATTTTCAGCACCAAGCAGATAAATAAAATTGTCCAACAGAGGCGCATTGATTACCGAAAGCGGAAGTCTGCGTCCAGCACCCTGCCCAAAATCATCAAATCCAGAAGGGGAAACCAAAAACAGTGATTTGAATAAATTGGGTTGAACAATAGCTAGACGAATAGCAAAAGCGGCTGTGAGAGATGAGGCTACCACTGTCACCGGCTGGCGACAAGTTTGGATGATAAACTCTGCGATCGTACTGAGATAATCCCTAATTTTATAATCCCGGACTGGATGGGCCGATTCTCCCCAGCCGATGAGATCGGGGGCTAAAATGTGGTAATTAGAGGCAAAAGCCGGGTAAACTTTAGACCATTCATAAGCAGACGCTCCCCCACCAAAGTTATGGAGAAATAGTAATGGGGGTAAATCTTCAGTGTCAGCAATCGCCCAAGGTGCATTCGTTTGGGTATAGTAAACCATTGCCCCCAAGAATGTATGGATGACTTTATGTCCAAAGCCAGGAGGTTGAAACTGAAGCATAAAATTAAAAAGTTTAGTTTATTTGAATTTGCACACAGTCAAACTAATTCAGGAATCAAAATACATTTGTCTGAATAGTTCAAGAATCAGGAGAACATTTGATGAATCAATATATCAATTACACTGGATTCCTGCTAAATTATAGCTTTTGACTCTTGGGTGCTGAATTATTGCAATTCATAATTCATAGTTTACCCTTGTTTTTTATCGGCATCTCCTGTGATTTGAACGAGTTGATGGAGGTTATCACCACTAATATGATATGCTCCCCCAAAACCAACTACAAAACGACCTTCACTTGGAGTTAGCCGGAAAATCCGAAAGTCAGACAAGCCGCGCAAAACCTCGACAATTTCACCAAACCGCCCTTGAAATTGCTCAACAATTTGATTCCACTTGTCAGTTTCACGCTCTATCAAAGTTGCCGTACAATCAAAACTCAAACGACGACGGGCAAAAATTAGATTACTTTTAGCTTCATCCTCGATAAACAAGACACTAACATGAGGATTGGCATAAAGATTTTTGGTATGAATCGAAAGACCGCTGACGTAAATGTAGATATTTTTGGAATCATCCATTACAAAGGGAGCATAACTAGCATTGGGTATTGCTTGTGCGCTCACAGTGCTAATAATTACACTCTCCAATGCTTCAGGAAACTTTTCATACTCAGCTTGAATGTTTTCAAGTTGACTCATAAGTAGATTACCGCTTGATTAGGAACACCTAATAAAGTATCTTAACGTGATTGAGCGATGTCTAGGATGGGCTACAGCTACGCATGGAATCCCCAAAAAATAAAAGCGATCGCTCCCTTTAACTCAAGAGCGATCGCTAATTTTTGAATTACAGAATACAGCTTAAGCAGCAACAGGTTCCAACAATTTAATGTCAGAGAAAATAAATTCCTGAGTAGAAAATTGTCCTGCTGTCTCGGTGCGAATCTCCCGACGATTTAGGATGAAATAGTCACCAACTTTTTCATACTCATCAATAAATTCGCTTCTACCGCCTTTCTGTTCTCCAGTTTTGGGGTCATGGTACACAGAGTCATAGGTACGGGATAGATAACCTTCCCCGGTGTCGTGACTGCTGAAGGTGTCAATAGTAACAAAAGTACCGTGGATTAGACGGTGAACATGGCAGACTTCATTATTGCGGACTTTGTATTTATCGCCTTCAGCCTTACCACCCATTAAAAGCTCAACAGCACCAGTTTCGTCAGTTTTACCATAGCTAAACGTATTGGCGCTGTGGGTGTCTTCAAAGCTGCGGCGGATGCGGTGAATTGCTATCTCCCAGGCTTGACCATGAATTGCTTTCTGGGCTGACTCGTCATCTACATCCAAAACTTCGGCTTTGAGATTGGCACTGATGATAACTTTGCCTGTAAACACTTTATCATCATGCTTAAAGGTAATATTTGCGGTATAACCAGGGAAATTATTGTCCCAAGTATAGCGGTTTTCATAAGCAGCCCGGAAAAGTTCCTGAGCAGAGAGTTGTGTAACTGTCATGTGCTTCTCCTAGTCGCTACTGTGATTAGCGTTTTAGTTTCCTTGGTATTAGCATAGAAGTAATTGTTGAGGCTTGGATAGTCCCCAACTGGGTACACTTATGGCTAATTCTCTACACGCTGTATTTCATGCGATCGCTAATGTCCAGAATGAGCAAGAGTTAAGACTTGCTCTCACGGATCAAATTAGCGAGCATTTTGGCGTGCAAAATTGGGGTATTTATCTCCTTGATGAGCAGCCAACCACTGAAATTAATGTTCCAGGCATTCCGGCAGTATGCTTAGAGAGCAATCCAGTGGGGCGCTATGTGGTTGAGCGTCATGCTCCCGCCCATGAACAGTTATTATTATCGCCAGGAGACTGGAAGCATTTTTGTTCGCGTTCTGACCACGAACACGTGATGACTGGGCCAATTGTTTGCGATGGTCGTCTTGTAGGAACGCTTAACTTGGCACGTGACAAGGGAAATCCTGCCTTTAATGGCAACGATTTAGCTGACTTGAGCGCTTTATGTATTCATTTGTCAGCAAAAATGGCAACCTTACGGACAAAACCCAAAATATCCAATTCCCTTTTAGTAAATCCTTTAACAGCGCGTGAGTTAGAAATTGCCGAGTTGGTGGCACAGGGGTTAACGAATGCGGAAATCGGAGAAAAACTTTGGATTACGCAAAATTCCGTCAAACAAGCTTTGAAGAGGATGTTTCGGAAGTTGAAGGTTTCGGCGCGTGCAGAAATGGTGGCAAAGCTACAAGATATACAAGTTTCTTGAAGGAGGTGGGGGGCAGGGCTTTTTGGGCTTTCTGCTTAGATTCGGGAATCTATAACTAATTAGCCGCAGATGATATGAAAACTTTAATTCTGGGTATCAAATCCAGTTTTAAAAGAAGAATTGTATTCAGTAGAGTGTAGCGAGATACAATTCTTCTTACTTTAATCTCACGCTTTTAAACGTGGGTTATTCCTGCCTTGTGCCTCCTGCCCCCTGCCCCCTGCCTTTTACCTTCTGTTAAAAAGACTCTAACTGATGGTAATCTAAGATTGTAGAACCAAATTCGATAAAAACTTTTGTTTTTGACAGTTTTCTTTTTTGAACAATAGTAATATAAGTCGTGGATAAAGTCTTTGACAATGTAAGACTTGGTTATGATTTAAGTAAGTTCTAGAGAACTTAGTTAGTTTTTTTAACAGGAGAAGTAGGGTGCTTAACAACCTTCATCAGTTATTATCTCCCCGGAAGTGGGGAATTCCCCTCGCGGGCTTAGGCTTACTTCTCGGTTTGGGCCTTATATCCAAGCAAAACCAAGTAACATCATTTACAGATTCTCGATTCTCATCGGCTCAGATTCACAAAACCTCCGAAAACTCTCTTTTGTCGCAGCTTAGAAAAGTTCGAGAGCAAAGAAGTCAACTTAATGCGGCTTCTGGAGGCGGAAATACAGCACCTATAATTACAGCACTGGTTCCAGGCGATGGGGGAACTACAAAAAGCGCAAGAGTTTTACCAAAAGCAAATTTTCCTGTAAAAGATGGGATTTACCTCTATGGTCAATCCCCAAAACCCAACCAGCTTGGTCAAGGTTATATCATATTTCAAAAGCAGCAGGACAAGGTAAGGGGTGCGTTGTATATGCCCGAATCAGAGTTGAATTGTTTTCAGGGTACAATCAACCCATCAGGAGAATTGGCAATGACGGTTAATACTTCGTCAAATGAAGCCAATTCT harbors:
- a CDS encoding alpha/beta fold hydrolase, with the translated sequence MLQFQPPGFGHKVIHTFLGAMVYYTQTNAPWAIADTEDLPPLLFLHNFGGGASAYEWSKVYPAFASNYHILAPDLIGWGESAHPVRDYKIRDYLSTIAEFIIQTCRQPVTVVASSLTAAFAIRLAIVQPNLFKSLFLVSPSGFDDFGQGAGRRLPLSVINAPLLDNFIYLLGAENEIAVRNFLQSFLFAKSQRVSQEMVEAYLTSAQQPNAKFAALAFLRGDLYFDLSLYIQQLTVPTFIFWGEKAQFTDIKLGQRLANLNPRAIRDFYAIADAGILPHLEIPEVFIGLLQRYL
- a CDS encoding HugZ family pyridoxamine 5'-phosphate oxidase, yielding MSQLENIQAEYEKFPEALESVIISTVSAQAIPNASYAPFVMDDSKNIYIYVSGLSIHTKNLYANPHVSVLFIEDEAKSNLIFARRRLSFDCTATLIERETDKWNQIVEQFQGRFGEIVEVLRGLSDFRIFRLTPSEGRFVVGFGGAYHISGDNLHQLVQITGDADKKQG
- a CDS encoding DUF3386 domain-containing protein; translation: MTVTQLSAQELFRAAYENRYTWDNNFPGYTANITFKHDDKVFTGKVIISANLKAEVLDVDDESAQKAIHGQAWEIAIHRIRRSFEDTHSANTFSYGKTDETGAVELLMGGKAEGDKYKVRNNEVCHVHRLIHGTFVTIDTFSSHDTGEGYLSRTYDSVYHDPKTGEQKGGRSEFIDEYEKVGDYFILNRREIRTETAGQFSTQEFIFSDIKLLEPVAA
- a CDS encoding LuxR C-terminal-related transcriptional regulator; amino-acid sequence: MANSLHAVFHAIANVQNEQELRLALTDQISEHFGVQNWGIYLLDEQPTTEINVPGIPAVCLESNPVGRYVVERHAPAHEQLLLSPGDWKHFCSRSDHEHVMTGPIVCDGRLVGTLNLARDKGNPAFNGNDLADLSALCIHLSAKMATLRTKPKISNSLLVNPLTARELEIAELVAQGLTNAEIGEKLWITQNSVKQALKRMFRKLKVSARAEMVAKLQDIQVS